One Deltaproteobacteria bacterium DNA window includes the following coding sequences:
- a CDS encoding phosphatidylserine decarboxylase has protein sequence MKMNRPFTWLFVAFVSWSILSLTVLTGCNKVALTKHEPITQQMITMVEHNAELEEMLVESIEKAKKINPDKVMNPAQTLEEYYAFIDWAAKAMPWSILPNLPYPKLYEQIDQSLDYFYFINDQPLAELKDKGYYNNSLQYHEPYRTWLINFTKEWGMYLSTKESWNNEYYKKALADERFGLQNGWYEDPSKWKTFNDFFARFLKSPDQRPIKSPNDPSIVTSPADSTPQGVWKIDKNSNIVAKGGVAIKSNIFKSIKVLIGKDSAYKNEFANGTLTHTFLDVNDYHRYHFPVGGTIKEVRIIMSDDAAGGITKWDAQRKKYVLESKTPGWQNIETRGCLIIETEKYGLVALLPIGMSQVSSVNFENTFTIGDTVKKGDMLGYFLFGGSDFVLLFQDKVDFKLTVSQDDNNNYQHLLMGEEYGKLTLKK, from the coding sequence ATGAAAATGAATAGGCCTTTTACATGGCTATTTGTTGCGTTTGTTTCATGGTCTATTTTAAGCCTCACTGTTCTTACAGGGTGTAACAAGGTAGCGCTAACGAAGCATGAACCCATTACACAGCAAATGATAACCATGGTAGAGCATAATGCGGAATTAGAAGAAATGCTTGTAGAGTCAATTGAAAAGGCAAAAAAAATCAATCCCGATAAGGTAATGAATCCGGCCCAAACATTAGAAGAATATTATGCCTTTATCGATTGGGCGGCAAAGGCCATGCCCTGGTCGATTCTACCGAACCTTCCCTATCCCAAGTTATACGAACAGATCGATCAGAGTTTGGATTACTTCTATTTCATCAATGACCAACCGCTTGCCGAATTAAAAGACAAAGGCTATTACAACAATTCACTTCAATACCATGAACCCTATCGTACATGGTTGATCAACTTTACAAAAGAATGGGGTATGTATTTAAGCACTAAGGAGTCGTGGAATAATGAGTACTACAAAAAGGCCCTGGCTGATGAAAGGTTCGGATTGCAGAACGGCTGGTATGAAGATCCGTCAAAATGGAAAACATTCAATGATTTTTTTGCAAGGTTTCTGAAATCCCCCGATCAACGTCCCATCAAATCTCCAAATGATCCGTCAATTGTCACATCTCCCGCCGATTCAACGCCTCAGGGTGTATGGAAAATAGATAAAAATTCCAATATTGTGGCTAAGGGCGGCGTCGCCATCAAATCCAATATTTTCAAATCCATCAAGGTTCTTATCGGTAAAGACAGCGCCTATAAAAATGAATTTGCCAATGGTACCTTAACCCATACCTTTCTCGATGTGAACGATTATCATCGCTATCATTTTCCCGTGGGCGGGACAATAAAAGAAGTGCGCATTATTATGAGCGATGATGCGGCCGGCGGTATTACAAAATGGGATGCTCAACGCAAGAAATATGTTCTTGAGTCTAAAACTCCCGGTTGGCAAAATATTGAAACACGGGGTTGCCTGATTATTGAAACGGAAAAGTACGGCCTGGTAGCCTTGTTGCCCATAGGAATGTCACAGGTATCGTCCGTTAATTTTGAAAATACCTTCACGATAGGCGATACAGTCAAAAAGGGAGACATGCTTGGATATTTCCTCTTTGGCGGTTCAGATTTTGTACTGCTTTTTCAAGATAAAGTTGATTTTAAATTAACCGTATCACAAGACGATAATAACAACTATCAACATCTTTTAATGGGTGAAGAATACGGTAAACTTACATTAAAAAAATGA
- the katG gene encoding catalase/peroxidase HPI, with product MNEDSKCPVTGGSNKSTARKGTSNQDWWPKQLNFKILHQNSLMSNPMGEKFNYAEEFKKLDLEALKKDLCALMTDSQDWWPADYGHYGPLFIRMAWHSAGTYRTGDGRGGAGSGTQRFAPLNSWPDNANLDKARRLLWPIKQKYGKKISWADLMILAGNCALESMGLKTFGFAGGREDVWEPEEDIYWGSESEWLGDKRYSGDRDLENPLAAVQMGLIYVNPEGPNGEPSAVASGRDIRETFGRMAMNDEETVALIAGGHTFGKCHGAGDAALVGPEPEGARIEEQGLGWKSSFGSGKGDDTITSGIEGAWTPKPTQWDMGYFDVLFGYDWDLVKSPAGAWQWVPVNVNERDLAPAAHDASKRVTTIMTTADMALRMDPIYGPISKRFHENPEEFADAFARAWFKLTHRDMGPRSCYLGPEVPAEELIWQDPMPAVDHELIDAQDVADLKGKLLASGLSVSQLVSTAWASASTFRGSDKRGGANGARIRLAPQKDWQVNEPTQLKTVLQTLEKIQKEFNGAQSGGKRISLADLIVLGGCAGVEQAAKDAGHHVTVPFTPGRTDASQEQTDVESFAVLEPAADGFRNYLKTKYAVAAEKLLVDRAQLLTLTAPEMTVLLGGMRVLNTNFGQSRQGVFTERPETLTNDFFVNLLDMSTTWKATSEEDDLFEGRHHTTGELKWTGGRVDLIFGSNSQLRALAEVYGSEDSQKKFLHDFVAVWNKIMNLDRFDLP from the coding sequence GTGAATGAAGATAGCAAATGCCCGGTAACGGGTGGGTCCAACAAATCCACTGCCCGCAAAGGCACATCCAACCAGGACTGGTGGCCGAAACAGTTGAACTTCAAGATTCTTCATCAGAATTCTCTTATGAGCAATCCAATGGGTGAGAAGTTCAACTACGCTGAGGAATTCAAGAAACTCGACCTGGAAGCCCTGAAGAAGGACCTCTGTGCACTGATGACGGACTCACAGGACTGGTGGCCGGCTGATTACGGTCACTACGGGCCGCTCTTCATCCGGATGGCGTGGCACAGCGCAGGCACATACCGCACCGGCGACGGCCGCGGAGGCGCGGGATCCGGAACCCAACGCTTTGCGCCCCTCAACAGCTGGCCGGACAATGCGAACCTTGACAAGGCGCGCCGGCTGCTCTGGCCAATCAAGCAGAAATACGGTAAAAAGATCTCCTGGGCCGACCTCATGATACTTGCCGGTAACTGTGCTCTTGAGTCGATGGGATTAAAGACCTTCGGCTTCGCAGGCGGGCGCGAGGACGTCTGGGAGCCGGAAGAGGACATTTACTGGGGGAGCGAAAGCGAATGGCTTGGCGACAAGCGCTACTCCGGTGATCGGGACTTGGAGAATCCCCTTGCCGCCGTCCAGATGGGCCTCATCTACGTGAACCCTGAAGGGCCCAACGGTGAACCGAGCGCCGTCGCATCGGGCCGCGACATTCGAGAGACCTTCGGACGCATGGCCATGAATGACGAGGAAACGGTCGCTCTCATCGCCGGAGGTCACACATTCGGGAAATGTCACGGCGCCGGTGATGCGGCGCTCGTCGGCCCCGAACCGGAAGGCGCAAGAATCGAAGAACAAGGGCTTGGCTGGAAAAGCAGCTTCGGCAGCGGCAAGGGAGATGACACGATCACCAGTGGTATCGAAGGCGCCTGGACACCCAAACCGACCCAGTGGGATATGGGCTATTTCGACGTGCTCTTCGGCTACGATTGGGATCTGGTTAAGAGCCCAGCCGGGGCCTGGCAGTGGGTCCCCGTCAATGTGAATGAAAGGGATCTCGCACCGGCCGCTCACGATGCATCGAAGCGGGTTACAACCATCATGACCACAGCCGATATGGCTCTGAGGATGGACCCCATCTATGGGCCGATCTCAAAGCGGTTCCACGAGAACCCCGAGGAGTTTGCAGACGCCTTTGCCAGGGCGTGGTTCAAGCTGACCCACCGTGACATGGGCCCACGCTCGTGCTACCTCGGTCCGGAGGTGCCTGCCGAAGAACTTATTTGGCAAGATCCGATGCCCGCAGTCGATCATGAGCTGATCGATGCACAGGATGTGGCAGACCTTAAGGGCAAGCTCCTTGCCTCGGGCCTGTCTGTCTCCCAACTGGTCTCGACGGCCTGGGCGTCGGCATCAACATTCCGTGGTTCAGACAAGCGCGGCGGTGCGAACGGGGCGCGCATTCGTCTTGCGCCGCAAAAGGATTGGCAAGTCAACGAGCCGACCCAACTAAAAACTGTGCTTCAGACCCTTGAGAAAATCCAAAAGGAGTTCAACGGCGCTCAGTCAGGCGGGAAGAGGATTTCTCTCGCCGACTTGATTGTCCTTGGTGGATGCGCAGGTGTCGAGCAAGCTGCGAAGGATGCCGGTCACCATGTGACTGTTCCCTTCACACCGGGGCGCACCGATGCGTCGCAAGAGCAAACCGACGTGGAGTCATTCGCCGTACTCGAACCGGCTGCAGACGGGTTCCGTAACTACCTCAAAACCAAATACGCCGTAGCGGCGGAAAAGCTGCTCGTTGATCGTGCACAACTGCTGACGCTGACCGCTCCCGAGATGACGGTTCTCCTTGGCGGTATGCGCGTCTTGAATACCAACTTCGGACAATCCCGACAGGGTGTCTTCACCGAGCGACCGGAGACGCTCACCAATGACTTCTTCGTCAATCTGCTCGACATGAGTACGACATGGAAGGCGACCTCGGAAGAGGATGACCTGTTCGAGGGTCGTCATCACACAACGGGCGAACTCAAGTGGACAGGCGGCCGTGTCGACCTGATCTTCGGTTCCAACTCCCAACTTCGGGCCCTGGCGGAAGTCTACGGAAGTGAGGACTCCCAGAAAAAGTTCCTCCATGACTTTGTAGCGGTGTGGAATAAAATAATGAACCTTGACCGTTTCGACCTCCCTTGA